One Nicotiana tomentosiformis chromosome 1, ASM39032v3, whole genome shotgun sequence genomic window, aaacttgcactgAGTGTGTGGTAATCCtactacaaaatccatattaatcatttcccacttccacattggaatttctatgttttgtgccaacccaccaggccgttggtgttcggcctttacttgctgacaattcggacaccttgccacaaagtctgctacattCCTTCTCATGCCATtacaccaatagacttccttgagatcatgatacatcttcgcagaacctgggtgcacggaatacttagaagtgtgagcctcggtcatgattctttcccagaGGCCATTTACATTTGGAACATatagccgcccttggtaccttagtgtaccatcatccatgccaaaagtaaaagccatagttttatgtttatgaatcccctccttcagttgtaccaacaatggatcgtcgtATTGATTCTCTTGGACTTCTACaataagcgatgattcagccctattttgaacaattacctttccttcactagagtctgcaagacgaactcccaaactggctAGCTGATGAAcctctttggccaatggcctttcacatgcctccaagtgagccaaacttcccatagatttctggctaagagaaTCCttcaccacattggctttccccgggtgatataggatatcgatgtcgcaatccttgagtaactcaagccattttctctgcctcagattcagctccttttgcttgaaaatatattagagactcttgtggtccgtgaatacatccatgtggaccccatacaaataatgacgccaaatcttcaatgcaaaaactactgccgcaagttctaagtcatgagttggatagttcttttcatgattcttgagttgcctagaagcatatgctataaccttgcCGTGTTACATTAAcgcacacccaagcccaattcttgaagcatcacaatataccacaaattcatctgtaccctctggcagggtcaacaccggtgttgtagtcaatctcaatttcaactcctggaagttcctttcacaagcatcggaccattggaacttaactgctttctgagtcaatttagtcagcggagaggcaagagtatagaacccctccacaaacttcctgtaataccctgctaagcccaagaaactatgaATCTCGGTTGGCgttataggtctaggccaattctttactgctgaaatcttttgaggatcaaccttaattcatTCTCAAGAGACAACATGACCTAAGAATgtgatagattcaagccaaaattcacactttgaaaacttcgtagacaattggtgctgatgaagagtctacaaaattgccctgagatgatcgacatggtcctctcgacctcgtgaatatacaagaatatcgacAATGAATACTATcgcaaaggagtcaagaaaaggcttgaaaactcgattcatcagatccatgaaagccgtcggggcatttgttaccccaaaagacattaccagaaattcaaagtgcccatactgggttctgaaagctgttttcagaatatcctgctccctgatcttcaattggtgataaccggaccgtaaatcaattttggagaagtacctagcgccctgtaactgatcaaacaaatcatctattcttggtaatgggtatttgattttgattgtgactttgttgagctgccggtagtcaatacacatcctcagtgatctatccttcttcctcacaaagaggaccagtgcgccccatggtgacacactcagtcggatgaaacccttttctaacaaatccttcaattgctcctttagttccttAAATTCTGCTGGTGTCatcctgtagggtggaatagatataggctgcgtgcctggcatcacatcaatcccaaaatcaatctccctatccaGCGGAATCCTAGGGagttcatcaggaaagacctttggaaattcattcacaactggcacagattcgagtgtaggtgcctcagcagtggtgtccgtaactcagaccaagtgatagatacaccccttgttaatcatcttcgtggccttaaggtaagaaataaacctacccttcggctcCACATTATCCCtcttccactcaacaactggcttattaggaaattcaaacctcagaGTCTTAGTCCGACAatcgagcttggcaaaacatAAATAAAGCCAATctattcccataattacatcaaaatcaaccatccccaattcaatgagatcggccacggtgtcccggccatgcaccgtgacaacacaacccctataaactcatgcagccacaatagactcgccaatcagagtagatacagagaacggctcatgaagttgttccggttctatcccaaattccatagcaacaaaaagggtaacataggacaagatggatccgagatcaataagagcatatacatcatgagattggacagtcaatatacctgcgacaacatctggagaagcctctgcattctggcgaccactcatagcatagaaatggttgggtcctcctgaactccaCGCACCACCCCTAGTTGCACCATGCCCTGTtggtgctggagtgcctcgagctggagggggtgttgaagatgtagcagctgcagaactggatggaTGTGTTGTGCCCCTACCCGCACCCTGGTGAGATAAACGACACtctctctgaatatgaccccttaATTCGCACCCataacatataggtaagtccatataGCAGATCCacaagtgcatcttcccacacctagggcatgggggccttcgCTGCTACTGGAATTTCCCTCCTGATTGGCCCTGCTGGTGAGGTCCCCTGCTGCCCTAATTGGGCCTGAAATAACTCCCCTACTGCTAATTGGGCCCTACTGGTGGTGCACTAGCTAAAGACTAAGCAacagactgggatggccctgatgaccctcccctaaaagctgattttcccccaccaaatgaccccccgtctcagtagcgcgcataacccggagagttttaTGTATCTCATCAATTAAGTCTTGTGGGTCCTCCTCGagattagcacccgtgaacaccggaggatcaaACTGAATAAACCTGTTCACCTTGGAACCACTAAAATCCTcttgttggctagaagaagtgggtgcaatatttgatctctaggcttgagaagccactatctagatcagcatctgaatagctcccctaagatctaCATCAGAAACACCATAATCAAAAGCTGGAGTTGATGGTGGAACCGGAATATCACTTGGAGGAACcgctgcaccctcagtaggtacaGAAACTGGTGTGGCCTGGTCAGGTGTAGTGAAATCAGGCTATATAGCggtcgggggattatcctcacccctcgggtattcaccaACCTCACCAAGTAAAGGGTCAACTTCCACTCCTATGGcgacattggctccttggccagttcttgctctctttttaggtgccatgtactggaAGTTAAAGGAAtccacgagttagaggaggaacagtttcacaatcagtttcatcgcacgatccagaatatcaaagaagggtattattactaaatgtccaagtagcctccaacttatagatatggtcaacaacacaccaataagaaggactctaccagacacgactccgagacatcctaggacactttaaaaccttaggctatgataccaaggctgtcacgccccaacctcgggaagcacaaccgatgctcaaccgagtgcACCCGATCGAGCAAACCTGTtaaatactttctacccaactcacccatgatcaagaaaagacatgatttcattaattagacagtaggaagttcatacatacaacaTTAACCCGTTTCATTAGTTACTACActattaagtctcaaaatacacaacataacttgtttgacttttctagcacccatgtacaacccacatagtgtctacagagcctctaaaagatacaaaagaatgttatgatagtgccgacatcaaggccccggctataccttgagACATGATAATaataggaacaaaagatacaatacgtgatcccgggatgaagtggggctcaccaagtctgctgggaagaggatgtgccACTAGCGCTAAACAACATtgcctgctatgtaaccacctgcatccatttaaagatgcagcaccccagacaaaagggacgttagtaccgtcgaatagcactagtatgtatagctaaacaccatctcaatagaatgaataataatacaagggaaatggtcaagaattcaatacgagcttcaaataacattaaaacatcaagtttaagatcacataagttttcaagtcaatttccatattattaggttgggtgatctttagtgcctatattccacaattcacaataccatcGTATTCTTACACAAAGTCCGATcgcggcccgatcggctaggccgtctcacccaggacattacctttttcagtcaatcatctcacatcattcttctttcatatcctttcaatttattggcactagtggccccaattataaggtcattcttggcacttggatGTATTTCGTAATTctagttcccttttccacattcaaatatcattatcattatcaacaacaatagggATTTCCTTTCAAGAtatttaaattcacatatgagcaatttgggaaatcttaggcacatagaggcttttcatacaatttggcataacaaccattatttcgatcttgacatgaagtcttaacatttccaacacatatttcacattttgaacacatcctcaaatggaaagatgacatgatgaagcatttagaataaatattgaacatacatccttcaacacaaccacattaggaatagtcaattcaataatgatcaaggacttactccaattacattaACACCGGGGGATttaattctaagaagaagggggtttagccaacatacctcaattgagcttctcaaactctaaaatgatccagAATTCTTattaacttcaatctattttataaatataacaattcgaaccaaaaattaggaagatgatcatttttttagctcatttgagtattttatcaaacactaggtgtgcattaaggttctaaAGCCCTTTTGTGGAAGATTTCATTAtttcccaacccattctctaccgtTTTTAGCTCataaccttcccacatacttcaaggatacatgcatgcaagacaacaaccccgcacaccccacacccaataattgcctctctaattaccccatttttataaagttttgaaattgagagctaggacatagattcttacctttagggtgaagacttcctttgttaatcctcaatggtttagcaagaattgaagagtaaTTTGATGAAGATTACTtcctccctctaggactctcgcCCTCACTCTAGACTATCAAGTTTTGCTAAAAATGGCCCTTTACATCTattttaatgaagtagggtcgggttttaaaaattcaaaaatgaagcTTCGGGAACCCAAAGAAGAGCATTCAACTTCCTACTACTGCTGGCCAGTCTGATGAGATGGTAGTGGTAGCTCCTGGTTCATCTGATATTGTATCTACTTCGACCGAGCCTTCTACCAGTATCACGGGTTCGATTCCTGAGCCACTATCCTCAGCTCCTACTACAGTGCCTACCCCAGCTCCTAGGCTGGTGCCTATGCCTAAAAGTCCATTATCTGACCTGCAAGTCTTTCAAACACTTGCAAGccttaacaactggatgcaggcagttACTTCAAAGCTGTATGATATCTCTAGTACAGTTGCAGGGCAATCATCTTCACGGGCACCATTAGATCCCTCGAAAATAGACAAGAAGCTCACCACACTATTAGTCTACCAGAAAGTGATTATGGATACACTTGTACAACATGGTGCTGTAATAGAGGGGTTGACCAAGCAGGTACATAAGATGAGGAAGATGCAAGCCAGCAAGAAGTCAGTTGATGCACTTCGAGAGGAGGTGACCCGGATAGCTGAGGCCAGAGATTTGCCTTTTTACATGCTACTACGCCCCGCCCAGCCTCACCCAGCTCCATCTTCTCATGATGCTCTCGTTGCTCAGACTGAGGAGCCTGTCTTGACTCTGATACTGCTGAGGCGGCGGATGATATGTTCACCTCTAAAACCACTCCCACACTTGATGATGATATTCAGTTAGCTGAGCCGGTTGGGACTGGTGCTGGTGGTGACACTCTGATGAGTGAGGACACTTAGGGAGTTTCTTTGCCCTCTTTTCTCTTTAatattattttgttaagcattgaggacaatgcttctTTTTATTCCGGGGGTGGagcatatttgatgatttgatacaTTTGACAATTTTCGGATATAATAATTGGatgattttattttttgttttctttggtAGTTGCTACATTTATTAGCATATTTAGTTGTTTATCTTTAATTGTGTTTGTTTTGGTAGATTTTATGTTTTTTGTATTAGTAttgataataagcctttgattttcttaatgctacGATTCTTTCCAAAGGAAGTcatttgtgtgaaccgggtgacctTCCCGaggatggatggtgtgacaaatttcttaagggaatgagtcagtTTCTTGTTTAGGTAATAGTAGGAgtaagtagtaatgaataaaagcccTAACTAAGTCATTCTCAAAAAAAGGGTTGTTTATGCTTCATTTGGAACCAACATACTTAACTACAAgcttatggtttgaaacaagatttttgggaagaaatagctctagtttaGTGAGTACGAGGTTCtttagttgactttgataatcatTAGGTGGTTGAATGGACCATAGTGGTCTTTAACTTGACTCTGACCGTTGTGGGATTTAGACTCTATCTTCTTTTACGATCTAGTTGCATGAGAGGTGAGGTGAATtcttgttgctagtccaagtacttgAGTGAataatctagaacttgccccgaatgtgtttcaagacGAAATTCAAAGTTTTCTTGGTTTAAAAAATGATTATAGGCTTTCCTTGGaccgtttgagctttctatttcCACTCTATGatcgttatccctagtcaacccctttgagcctttagcctttctctattggtaaccatattacaagcctttactAGTTTTGATCATAATCCTCTCTTGGTACCCGAACCTTCCTTAACATTCATATGTAATAAGTGGCTCAAACCTATGTTTAGTTGGGGGGGGGGAGTTGAGGAATTTAAAAAAGGTAACAAGGCATTGAAAGAGGAGAAAAGAAATTATCTCCATGAAAAGAGTAAGtaagaaaagaaagaacaaaaagaaaaagcaaaaataaaataaaaagggaaaTTGATGAAATTTAAATGAGAAAAGTATCTATAGTATGAGCATCAagggagaaaaaaaaagaaataaacaataaagagtgatgtcaagtctctcttgCCCCCAAGAAAAAGAAATGCTTCCAAGGGTTTGGCAAAAGTTAGCCAAGAAATGAAAAGTGGAAGTGCTTAAGAAATGATGTAACCACTCatcccatatggtatcctaccccaatccaaaagctttcattacaacccgaaagaagtcctacttgattttgaaccgagTGAACTTATATTAGTGGAGATCTACaagaggggcaagcctatggtacttgaaacTTTACTTGTGACTATcctttgtgagagaagagtgaaccCTTTACTAATCTAGAATTTGAGTGTTAAATCTTGAAGTGAGCATAAAAAATGgaaggtagaggaggaagagtttggagtccaccatgatttATATAAAAGAACAAGATTCCTTGATGAGTGAAGCCAATTCTTGAAACTCAAATGTCATAGTAGAGTTACATGCAAGTCACATATGTTTGAAAATTttgtcaccttgttgaaaatgcatgagtattgtgggtaattattggtcccaaaTGAATATGAATAACTTACAATTGACTCTTTGAAATGACCCTTCACTTAGGGGTggtgggaactaatctattttcttgaggacaaaaAAAgatttaagtttgggggagttgataagtgtaaATTTTAatcacttattagtaccttcttgctttagtttttagTCCAAAATGTAGTGATTTTTGTTCCCTAATCTAATGAAATTGTATGAGTTGCAGGAATGCTGGAGAATTTGAGCTCAACTAAGAAAAcaaactcaaaaaggagtatccTAACTCAACAAGTCAAAGAGGAGAAGTGCAGAGAATTATGCGATCCGTAGAACTTATTTTGCGGCCCGCAGAAATGCAAGTGCGACCGCAAAAGCTTCAAAAGGATTTAACAAAAGCGCGGTCCgcacaccaaattgtgcggccgcaaaagctattCTCACTGACAAGCTTGGAAAGTTCATAGAAGCTACAAAAAGATCAAATGTGAAGCCTCCTTAAAGTGCGGTCCGAAGCAAAAATGTATGGCTGCATAAGCTGAAGTGCGACTGCAAAAGTTATTATGTGGCCACAAAATCCCTTCCACtgtaagagaaaaagaagaaagtgcggtccgcagccaaattgtgcggccacagaacttTTCGAAtggcatttttgtcagcaaatttCTTTGCACTATAAATAGATGAGAAACACTTTTTTAAGGCAACTTTTGTACTGTACCAGCTGGTAGCGGTTAGAGTTTTCTATTTTGGGCAATTTGCGAAGAAAATTAGAGAATACCCACtacttttatcttttaattttCATTCTATGTCTTCATATacttcttctttttcattttctaTGACTttaattatgagtagctagattttatctaggattgtgacccaaccctagtgtataaaACTTATAGGTGTTTAATATTAATGCTTGTTAttgattgggtgtttgttatttagccttatttatgctttatatctagaattaatggttgcaaacattgattcatgccaatttgacttagttcttacttgagaaagaggaacgTAGTCttgaaaaacttggctaacaagaaattgaactAGTTAAGATTTTAATTAGTTTGATTAAAGGATTTGAACTAGACATAGGGATAATCCCACTTGGGCTCATATCAATTGCTTAGATtgctacccatttggtcttgagaaagccaatttgaGCATaaccactctttgaccgagagctATTGAGTAAGTACTTGAGAATTGAGAGTCGTAACATACCCCGATCTACTCAAAAAGTATTGATTTACTctacccattaggtttacacctaggtgaaggttacatcTATAGGATTTTCCTTTATTTGATataaataccaaaaatatttcaTTCTCTAGTTGTTTTCTAGTTAGTTTAATTTCATAGAAGTAAATTTAGAAAACAAATTCTCACCATTATTTGAAAGATAAATCTAGTTATTTAAATTTTCTATCTTGAGTGTTTACCTTAGCATCAATATAAaactccttgtggattcgaccccgactcgcgttgggtTTTTATAATTGCAACGATTGTTTCATACTCATTATTAGGGTGTGAATTGGACGTAATCAGGGGACTCGTGTTTAGGCAGCTTATTACCTCTTTTAACTTAAATTCCATTCTCCATAACATTAGGGAGGTTATGGCTATATTTATTCAACTATCATGATTTGCTTCTAGCAATTAAGTCACTCTATCGACTGTGCAAGACCACTAGCTCGTTAAGCCATTTATAGGTAATAATCATTCGGAGATTACACTTTTTGTCTTATATAAAATACAACCTTCCTCGAGCTCTACTCATTTCTAGGGAATATCCATTAAGGACAACTACAGACATCTTACGATTTATCTATATTAACGTCATGAACTTATAGGCGACCTTAATATGTCAAAAAAGAGCATACGCAAGAACTTGTCCCTTTGAATCTGTTATAAGGGTGGCGAGACTTACAAAATCATGCCGAAAGAAGGAAGGAAGACCTTACATACCTCAACCATAGCTGTTTTTCATGATACCACAACCGACTCACCAATACGCTGGTCTATAAGATGaaaacatagattttatcaataTTAAGAACATATCGATAGCCGACAAGCGGCAAGCTTGCTTATACAAAATCGGGCAGCACCTCCTCTACTTCTCTCTACTTTCCTCAAGCCCTTAACAACAGAAAACATATAAGAACAATATTAACCACATCATATCCAAGCTATTCCACCTATTTCTAGCCACAACATATCACAAACATGGCcccaaaatagtccactacaacACAATACTTTAAATATGAGTTTTGACATTTATCTCATGAGTTCTTAATCAAACAGCACTTCAAACACTTCATTAAACTCTTATAAATGTAGGATAGGGTGAGGCTTACATTAGATGCATGAAATCATCCCCCTTATACCTTGCTTCAACTTGAAGTAACTTCAGTGTCACCACAACAAGGGAAGAACAAGTTTTCTCTTACACCTGTATGATCTCCAAGGGAAAAAACACTTTGATTTCATGTAGAACTTTACTTGAATGGTAGGATAAGGCCTTGGGAGCTTTTAAGGAGATTAGGGTTCAGTTTTGGGCGAACAATAAGGTGGGAAAGGGCTGGATTGCTTTAATAGAAAGGTGGAACTTTTCGtcgcctatgtgggtcccaatgaGGCTATCTGCGCAGTCTCACAAAAATGTGAATATCACTCTAATCTGATGTCGTATCAATGAACAGTTTAAtctgttagaaactagactcgtagaatTTCATTTGATTGAATGGATGACCCAGTAGTCCAaattatattgggagaaaagttcagtgacattagacccaaatttcagtaaactTGTAAACATAACTTGcgataacttttgccgacttTTTTACAACTTGCTTGACTTTAAAACTTAACATATGactattatatgattcaaataactCATAACATGACCTTCTTAACATCTTGCACACTCCTAGTCTTACCTCGAAAGTGCGTGTTATAATATTTGATGAC contains:
- the LOC138891631 gene encoding uncharacterized protein — protein: MGSLAHLEACERPLAKEVHQLASLGVRLADSSEGKVIVQNRAESSLIVEVQENQYDDPLLVQLKEGIHKHKTMAFTFGMDDGTLRYQGRLYVPNVNGLWERIMTEAHTSKYSVHPGSAKMYHDLKEVYWCNGMRRNVADFVARCPNCQQVKAEHQRPDLIGRDLVHQAVKKVMMIKERLETAQSCHKSYSDVRYRDLEFKEDDWVFLKIFPMKGIMRFEIPVAILDKQVQKLRNKEIASVKVLWRNQQVEKATWKAEEEMKKYPYLFE